AAATATGAAAATGACCTTCTCCGATTTCGGAATGAAAGATTAGAATTTCTGAATTCTCCTCCGAAGTTGAATCGGCGTCGTTGTTCGAATTGTATTTTTCCTCATGTTCGTCTTCTTCGTTCTCTTCTTCATCGTCTTTGAACTCTTCGTCGTTCATAATTTCGTCTTCTCCCTGCCAAAACAAGGGTCTTCCGAAAATCCGAAGGCTCGGACTCCAAGTCGAAAGTTCCGCGTTTAAGATTTTCTTCAACTGTTCGTAGAGATCTTCGGGAAGAGCCTTTGCGATCGTTCTGTAGTCGTATGCGTCTCCCGCCACATAGAATAAAAATTGAGGACTGAAGGAAAGTCGATACGTTACGTCCCTGTATTCTTCCAAGTAGTATTCCGCTTCGGGAAGAGAATCCTCGTTCGGATAATCGACAATTTTGAGTTTGTCGATCGGACCTTCGTGGAATTTCACGATGAATTCTCCCTCTACCGTATCAAAAATATAGAATATTCCATTTTCAGGAAATAGGTTTTCGATGTCGTATTTTTTGAAATCGGTGAGATTGAGTTGGGCAAAGAAGTAGGTTTTCGCCGGCCAGAAGCCCGCGTCGGGAAGATGGGGAAGTCCTTTGATCTTGGAGGCTCCGAGTGGAATTTTTTCTTCGGAGGTTTCTTTCTCTTCGATGTCTATGTAGTAACTTAATGCTTTGGAAAGAATTTTCGGAGTCACTTTTTCGTCGTCTCCGAAGTAGATCGAAGAGGATCCGTCGTAGTAAGTCCCTTCCGCGGGAATCTGATCCAAAAGACCTTCGGGATAAGGATATTCGAGAACGAGTTTTTTCGCTTTGGAGATGGGATTGCTCATGGATTTCCTTTTGTTTGTTTTTATAATTCGAAAACGTTATGCGCCTTACGAACAAACAATCAACAAGGATGCAAGCGAAGTATTGAGCCGGAAATGTAGGAGTTCCTACATTTTGACGCGGGGAAAAGGGGTTGCGGAAAGTGTGTTTTTCTGATAAGGGAGATTTTATCGGGATTTTCTCCCACAAGCCCGCCACCGCCACCCAATTCAGGGTGGGGCGCCGCCGTTTCACTATAAGATCAACTCGAACAGAATTCTCTCTGAGGACCGCATTCTATATAGGAGTTCCTACAAAAGTTCGATCGACTAAAGTTCCTCGGGCGGATCCACGTTATCCGGAACCTTGAGAAAGGATTGTAAAAATTCTCCCATGCCCAGTTTTTCCAAAGCGTCCACGATCATTCCCGTATAATTGATCGAAGACTGGAATTTTTCGAACTCCAAACGCACTCTCAGTTTTTGAATGTGAAGAT
This genomic stretch from Leptospira kmetyi serovar Malaysia str. Bejo-Iso9 harbors:
- a CDS encoding DUF1963 domain-containing protein, whose product is MSNPISKAKKLVLEYPYPEGLLDQIPAEGTYYDGSSSIYFGDDEKVTPKILSKALSYYIDIEEKETSEEKIPLGASKIKGLPHLPDAGFWPAKTYFFAQLNLTDFKKYDIENLFPENGIFYIFDTVEGEFIVKFHEGPIDKLKIVDYPNEDSLPEAEYYLEEYRDVTYRLSFSPQFLFYVAGDAYDYRTIAKALPEDLYEQLKKILNAELSTWSPSLRIFGRPLFWQGEDEIMNDEEFKDDEEENEEDEHEEKYNSNNDADSTSEENSEILIFHSEIGEGHFHIWIDRNDLKNKKFEKAYSTYSGT